One part of the Anopheles coustani chromosome 2, idAnoCousDA_361_x.2, whole genome shotgun sequence genome encodes these proteins:
- the LOC131263867 gene encoding nascent polypeptide-associated complex subunit alpha, protein MPELTEITESAAAASSATGTTEAKLEDALSDTETEDSIPELEDAGATSAQLSAGEIPDISKAKQSRGEKKARKIMSKLGLKPVQGVNRVMIRKSKNILFVINNPDVYKNPHSDTYIIFGEAKIEDLSQQAQMKAAENFKAPEPTPSAAGETSGSTNVVTPIAEEDEEEVDDTGIDDKDIELVMSQANVKRAKAIRALKNNENDIVNAIMELTM, encoded by the exons ATGCCTGAGCTTACTGAAATTACGGAAAGCGCTGCGGCCGCCTCGAGCGCAACTGGCACCACAGAGGCGAAGCTGGAGGACGCCCTTAGCGACACAGAGACCGAGGATTCTATCCCCGAGCTCGAGGATGCTG GCGCTACCTCGGCACAGCTTTCGGCCGGTGAAATTCCGGACATCTCCAAGGCGAAACAATCGCGCGGTGAGAAGAAGGCCCGCAAAATCATGTCGAAGCTTGGTCTGAAGCCAGTGCAGGGCGTGAACCGAGTAATGATCCGCAAGTCAAAGAACATTCTGTTCGTGATAAACAACCCGGACGTGTACAAAAACCCGCACAGCGATACCTACATCATCTTTGGCGAGGCCAAGATCGAGGATCTGTCGCAGCAGGCGCAGATGAAGGCGGCCGAGAACTTCAAGGCACCGGAACCCACGCCAAGCGCGGCCGGTGAAACGTCCGGCTCGACCAACGTCGTCACCCCGATTGCCGAAGAGgatgaggaggaggtggaCGACACCGGCATCGATGACAAGGATATCGAGCTGGTGATGTCGCAGGCCAACGTTAAACGTGCGAAGGCCATCCGAGCACTCAAGAACAATGAAAATGACATCGTGAACGCGATCATGGAACTAACAATGTAA